From one Marmota flaviventris isolate mMarFla1 chromosome 1, mMarFla1.hap1, whole genome shotgun sequence genomic stretch:
- the LOC114085186 gene encoding taste receptor type 2 member 2-like: MALLLTAILHMVLMSTEFVIGIIVNGFLIIMSCNDLIKSRRLILLQILLLCIGISRFGLQIILIVQSLYSVFFPLAYQANIYGAKMMFFWMFFNSLSLWFATSLSIFYCLKIATFTHSCFLWLKFRISKLILWLLLVSLLASLSTAAVCTKVELPKIDYADFFTNTTLKSATAKIKNNNELLLVNLALILPLFIFVMCTCMLFISLYKHTHRIQNGPHGFPNAQREAHINALRTVITFFCFFISYFAAFMTNMTFQISYRSQQFFVVKDIMAAYPAGHSIIIILSNSKLQQSFRRILFLKRK; encoded by the coding sequence ATGGCCCTTCTTTTGACAGCTATTCTTCATATGGTCCTCATGTCAACAGAATTCGTCATAGGGATTATAGTCAATGGATTTCTTATAATCATGAGCTGTAATGACTTGATCAAAAGCAGAAGGCTAATTCTATTACAAATCCTCTTACTATGTATAGGAATATCAAGATTTGGCCTGCAGATAATCTTAATAGTACAAAGTTTGTACTCTGTGTTCTTTCCACTTGCTTATCAGGCAAATATTTATGGGGCAAAGATGATGTTTTTTTGGATGTTTTTTAATTCTCTCAGTCTCTGGTTTGCCACCAGCCTTTCTATATTTTACTGCCTCAAGATTGCAACCTTCACTCATTCCTGTTTTCTTTGGCTGAAATTCAGGATTTCGAAGCTTATCCTCTGGCTGCTCCTAGTCAGCTTGCTGGCCTCTTTGAGCACTGCAGCGGTATGTACTAAGGTAGAATTACCTAAAATCGACTATGCTGATTTCTTCACAAACACCACACTAAAGAGTGCTACAGCCAagataaaaaacaacaatgaattGCTTCTTGTCAACTTGGCATTAATCCTTCCTCTCTTCATATTCGTGATGTGCACTTGCATGTTATTCATCTCTCTTTACAAGCATACTCACCGGATACAAAATGGACCTCATGGTTTTCCCAATGCCCAGAGAGAAGCCCATATAAATGCATTAAGAACAGTGATAACattcttttgcttctttatttcttattttgctgCCTTCATGACAAATATGACATTTCAAATCTCTTACAGAAGTCAGCAGTTCTTTGTGGTGAAGGACATAATGGCAGCATACCCTGCGGGCCATTCGATTATAATCATCCTGAGTAACTCTAAGCTCCAGCAATCATTCAGGAGAATTCTCTTCCTCAAAAGGAAATGA